Genomic segment of Triticum aestivum cultivar Chinese Spring chromosome 6A, IWGSC CS RefSeq v2.1, whole genome shotgun sequence:
TTCGGCGTCACACCTCGTCGACGAGCTCCTGGAGGAGATCTTCCTCCGACTGCCCACCCCGGccgcgctcgcacgcgcctcaaCCACCTCCCCCCGCTTCCGCCGCATCATCACCGACCGCTCCTTCCTCCGCCGCTTCCGCAAACTCCACCCGCCGCCGCTCCTCGGGTTCGCCGACGAACGTGCAGGCTTCCACCCCGCCGAAGCGCCCCATTCCTCCGCGCCGCTCGCCCGTGCCCTCGCCGACACCGCTGATTTCACCTACTCCTTCGTCCCCAAGCCCAGTAATGACCACTCCTGGCGTCCCTGCAACGTCCGCGACGGCCGCGTCCTCCTCGAGAGCAGCCGATACGGGACCTTCAGAGAGCTCGCGGTGTGCGATCCGTTGTCACGGCGCTACGTGCTGCTTCCGCCCATGCCCGAGCACATGTCAGTCCAGGAACAGCGCCCTTGGGAATTCAGGTCCATCCTGGCTCCCATTGCCGAGGAGGATGAGGATGAGACGTCGTTCAAGGTGATATGCTTTGCGGACTATGAAACCAAGCTGGATGTGTTTGTCTTCTCTTCAGTCACACGCCAGTGGTGCATTGCTGCATCTCCCAGCTGGATTTCTTTGGGCGCGGACCGCCCATGGGGGCTGCGCGTGGTGTTTGGGGAATCCCGTGGCTTCTCCTGTTTTGACTATGTACGTGGCTGCTTCTACTCGGCGTCGCCATGGAAAGACAGGTTGCTCGTGCTGGACACACGGACAATGG
This window contains:
- the LOC123132130 gene encoding uncharacterized protein, with translation MAPSASHLVDELLEEIFLRLPTPAALARASTTSPRFRRIITDRSFLRRFRKLHPPPLLGFADERAGFHPAEAPHSSAPLARALADTADFTYSFVPKPSNDHSWRPCNVRDGRVLLESSRYGTFRELAVCDPLSRRYVLLPPMPEHMSVQEQRPWEFRSILAPIAEEDEDETSFKVICFADYETKLDVFVFSSVTRQWCIAASPSWISLGADRPWGLRVVFGESRGFSCFDYVRGCFYSASPWKDRLLVLDTRTMEISTVNDRTGYHMQLRWLPGQAEGVSARDNGLGRLRPAQVRSLPAIVVGREGALEMFSLVGDHSPNGSFHLYHTAQDTNSESPKEWQLENIIQLPGQYDYFTLGAAEGFLFLGATSEDQLDIDEDSPVWLSKTDWDVDYFSLDVKTSELAKVCRRRREFFHYEDVYWYFGFPPSLSKPSI